One Candidatus Peregrinibacteria bacterium genomic window carries:
- a CDS encoding type Z 30S ribosomal protein S14: MAKTSLVEKAKKLKRKYLIALAAGRKPKMGTRVYNRCNKCGRPHGYIRIFDMCRICIREAARKGEIAGLRKSSW, translated from the coding sequence ATGGCAAAGACGTCACTCGTAGAAAAGGCAAAAAAACTCAAGCGAAAATATCTCATTGCGCTTGCAGCTGGGAGAAAACCAAAAATGGGAACGCGTGTGTATAACAGGTGTAATAAATGCGGAAGACCGCATGGATATATTCGAATTTTTGATATGTGTCGAATTTGTATTCGTGAAGCGGCGAGAAAAGGAGAAATTGCCGGACTCAGAAAATCAAGTTGGTAG
- the rpsH gene encoding 30S ribosomal protein S8 — protein sequence MNTDPIADLLTRIRNASRAQHKAVRTPASKMKYAIAGILSRKGFVGEVKKVKNGKFEDIEITLHKAQKDIHLTRKSKPGQRLYCDASSIRSVQNGYGIGIISTSQGIMAADEAKEKGIGGEYVCEVY from the coding sequence ATGAATACCGATCCTATTGCAGATTTGCTCACAAGAATACGAAATGCGTCCCGCGCTCAGCACAAGGCTGTTCGGACTCCTGCGTCAAAAATGAAATATGCTATTGCAGGAATTCTCTCACGAAAGGGATTTGTTGGTGAAGTCAAGAAAGTAAAAAATGGAAAATTTGAAGACATCGAAATAACACTTCACAAAGCTCAAAAAGATATTCATCTCACTCGAAAAAGTAAACCAGGACAGCGTCTGTATTGTGATGCTTCATCAATACGATCAGTACAAAATGGATATGGGATTGGAATTATTTCTACTTCTCAAGGCATTATGGCTGCTGATGAGGCGAAGGAGAAGGGAATCGGCGGGGAGTATGTGTGTGAAGTGTATTAA
- the rpsE gene encoding 30S ribosomal protein S5, translating to MSEKETPLSEKLVNDDMNNIEEAETSEAPANGAEGGSDNAAPRQRGGRRHGRSEDGGGRGKGRGRGRARTREKEEKEFDEEVLDIARVTRVVKGGRRLRFRATVVIGDRKGRVGLGTGKSVEVAVGVQKAVAAAKKRLIRVPMVNGTIPHEIKYKYKSARILLMPAKLGTGIIAGGALRKISDLAGIQNIIGKSYGTNNKLVNAQAMMNALQIFRKGKMGEKKPEAGEKKE from the coding sequence GTGTCTGAAAAAGAAACACCATTATCTGAAAAGCTCGTAAATGATGATATGAATAATATCGAAGAAGCTGAGACCTCAGAAGCTCCTGCAAATGGAGCAGAAGGAGGTTCTGATAATGCGGCTCCACGCCAACGTGGAGGAAGGCGTCATGGTCGTTCTGAAGATGGTGGAGGAAGGGGAAAGGGGAGAGGGAGAGGTCGTGCACGGACTCGTGAGAAGGAAGAAAAAGAATTTGATGAAGAAGTATTGGATATCGCTCGAGTAACGCGTGTAGTCAAAGGAGGACGAAGACTTCGATTCCGAGCAACAGTTGTTATTGGCGATCGAAAGGGGAGAGTGGGACTCGGAACGGGAAAATCTGTGGAAGTGGCGGTGGGAGTTCAAAAGGCTGTGGCAGCGGCAAAAAAGCGATTGATTCGAGTTCCGATGGTGAATGGGACAATCCCTCATGAAATCAAATATAAGTACAAAAGCGCACGGATTTTGCTTATGCCTGCGAAACTCGGAACGGGAATTATTGCAGGAGGAGCGCTCAGAAAAATTTCAGATCTCGCTGGAATTCAAAATATTATTGGAAAGAGCTATGGGACAAATAACAAACTCGTAAATGCTCAAGCAATGATGAATGCTCTTCAGATTTTCCGAAAAGGAAAAATGGGTGAGAAAAAGCCCGAGGCTGGAGAGAAAAAAGAGTAA
- a CDS encoding 50S ribosomal protein L18 yields MKQEKVQKRLRRKKRIRSRIYGTAEKPRLSVFRSLRSIEAQLIDDSLGKTLVGASTRKEKKGSNRKAAQKLGTEIGKRALELKISTCVFDRSGYKFHGRVKALAEGAREAGLKF; encoded by the coding sequence ATGAAACAGGAGAAAGTACAAAAACGGCTCAGAAGAAAAAAGCGAATTCGCAGTCGTATTTATGGAACTGCAGAGAAACCAAGGCTGAGTGTTTTTAGGTCGCTTCGATCAATTGAAGCGCAACTTATTGACGATTCTCTTGGGAAAACTCTTGTGGGGGCAAGCACACGAAAAGAAAAGAAAGGATCAAATAGAAAAGCTGCTCAAAAGCTCGGAACGGAAATCGGGAAGAGGGCGCTCGAACTCAAGATCTCAACTTGCGTATTTGATCGCAGCGGGTATAAATTTCATGGTCGGGTAAAAGCCCTTGCAGAAGGAGCCCGAGAAGCTGGACTCAAGTTTTAA
- the rplF gene encoding 50S ribosomal protein L6, translated as MSRIGKMPVKIPSGVTVEVNGGKLVVKGTKGSLTYDLPNGISGKVDDGVLQLQRSSEEREAKALHGLARALVNNMVHGVHKGFEKRMEIIGVGYRVQASGTKITLSLGFSHPIEMKAPDGVHVEVDKEVKNLIIVTGADKQAVGEFAANIRKLRKPEPYKGKGIRYVGEYVPRKAGKTAKK; from the coding sequence ATGTCTCGAATTGGAAAAATGCCGGTAAAGATCCCATCTGGTGTCACTGTCGAAGTAAATGGTGGAAAACTTGTTGTGAAAGGAACGAAGGGCTCTCTCACATATGATCTTCCCAACGGAATTTCTGGGAAAGTAGATGATGGTGTGCTCCAGCTCCAGAGATCCTCAGAAGAGAGGGAAGCTAAGGCACTTCATGGTCTTGCTCGTGCGCTTGTGAATAATATGGTACACGGAGTTCATAAGGGATTTGAAAAACGAATGGAAATTATTGGAGTTGGATACAGAGTTCAGGCAAGCGGCACGAAAATTACGCTGAGCCTTGGATTTTCACATCCTATTGAAATGAAAGCTCCCGATGGAGTTCATGTGGAAGTCGATAAAGAAGTGAAAAATCTGATAATCGTAACTGGAGCTGATAAACAGGCCGTTGGAGAATTTGCCGCGAATATTCGTAAGCTCCGAAAACCGGAACCATATAAAGGGAAGGGAATTCGGTATGTAGGGGAATATGTGCCTCGTAAAGCTGGAAAAACTGCGAAGAAATAA